The nucleotide window CCTGGGACGACATCATGGGCGACATGGCGCAGTTCGCCCGCCCCCTGGGCCACAGGCGAACAACGATCATCCTGGCCGCCGACGACCCCATCGTCATGCAGGAGGCCCAATATCTGGCCCCCATGCTGCTCCAGAAAATCAACGCTTTTCTGAGCGAAGAAGTCTTTGACAAAATAGTATTCGAGCTGCTAAACGGCAGAGTTCCTTTGGACGGAGCAATCCGGCCGGAGGCTCCAGAGCCTCCGAGGAAACTTAAAAAGCCTAAGAAATTAGGCGATTTAAACGAGGAACTGGACCCCGACTCCCCCGTGGGGAGATGTTACCGGGCGTACCAGAGGGTGTTCGACGACGAGTAGTCCATCCTTCCTCAATCCACATTTTAAGGAGTACACCATGAGTGAAGAAGTGAAAGAAATTGCCTTTGACGAGCTTGGCCTGACCAAGCCGCTGGAAAAGATGACCACCAAAGAGCTGCGCACCCTGTGCATCGAAAAGCTCCCCATGATCACCGGCGCTTCCGGCAGGGACAAGGCCGAGCTGGTCCAGTCCATCAAGGACGTCTTCGGCATCGTCGAAGAGCAGCAGGTCTCTCCCTACAAGAAGCAGATCGCCGAGATCAAGCGTCAGATCCGCGCCATGCGCGTCGAAAAGGAAGCCCTTCAGGACCGCGCCAAGCGCGACTACCTGCGCCGCAAGATCAACAAGCTGAAAAAGCGCACCCGTCAGCTCGCCAAAGCTGTCTAAATAGCGCAAAAAAGAAGTTGACATTCCAGGGGCCAGCCCTTAAATCAACTTCTCGCTGCTGGGCTGTCGTTCAATTGGCAGGACGACGGGTTCTGGCTCCGTTAATCAAGGTTCGAGTCCTTGCAGCCCAGCCAAATTGCGTCCCCATCGTCTAGCCTGGTCCAGGACGGCGGCCTTTCACGCCGTTAACAGGGGTTCAAATCCCCTTGGGGACGCCAAGGAAATCAAAGGCCTTACGCACACCGCGTAAGGCCTTTTCCTTTTCACGTGTCACCCGCAAGTGTCATTTTTCCGGGCTCGGCCTCTGA belongs to Pseudodesulfovibrio portus and includes:
- a CDS encoding DUF721 domain-containing protein yields the protein MTRYFRAYNKPGRANTTKKVGKALPRFLDRLDTTGGFALVRLWRAWDDIMGDMAQFARPLGHRRTTIILAADDPIVMQEAQYLAPMLLQKINAFLSEEVFDKIVFELLNGRVPLDGAIRPEAPEPPRKLKKPKKLGDLNEELDPDSPVGRCYRAYQRVFDDE